Proteins encoded by one window of Paroedura picta isolate Pp20150507F chromosome 11, Ppicta_v3.0, whole genome shotgun sequence:
- the LSM5 gene encoding U6 snRNA-associated Sm-like protein LSm5 codes for MARPPIERACSTQVRPSLPANGLAGSEIRAGPDRLLRLCLKMAANATTNPSQLLPLELVDKCIGSRIHIVMKSDKEIVGTLLGFDDFVNMVLEDVTEFEITPEGRRITKLDQILLNGNNITMLVPGGEGPEV; via the exons ATGGCTCGTCCGCCGATTGAGCGCGCCTGCTCCACCCAAGTGCGCCCGTCCCTTCCCGCCAATGGGCTCGCGGGGAGTGAAATAAGGGCCGGGCCGGATCGACTCCTTCGGCTTTgcctcaaaatggccgccaacGCGACGACGAACCCGTCCCAGCTGCTGCCGCTCG AGCTTGTGGACAAATGTATAGGATCACGCATTCATATTGTGATGAAAAGTGACAAAGAAATTGTTGGCACCCTCCTGGGTTTTGATGATTTTGTCA ACATGGTATTAGAAGACGTTACAGAGTT TGAGATCACACCTGAAGGAAGAAGAATCACAAAGTTAGATCAGATTTTGCTAAATGGCAATAATATAACAATG TTGGTTCCTGGAGGAGAAGGACCAGAAGTATAA